A section of the Streptomyces sp. NBC_01591 genome encodes:
- a CDS encoding DUF4180 domain-containing protein: MSILQTIHDVPVLMCAEEGEVIGGERDALDLIGDAGYQGAQWVVVPAGRFDEKFFRLSTRVAGDIIQKFVNYRMGMVILGDISRHTEASSALQDFVRECNRGRQTWFLADVEELGERLKN; encoded by the coding sequence ATGAGCATCCTGCAGACCATCCATGACGTGCCCGTGCTGATGTGCGCCGAGGAGGGCGAGGTCATCGGCGGCGAACGGGACGCCCTGGATCTCATCGGTGATGCCGGATACCAGGGTGCCCAGTGGGTGGTCGTCCCCGCCGGACGGTTCGACGAGAAGTTCTTCCGGCTGAGTACCCGTGTCGCCGGCGACATCATCCAGAAGTTCGTCAACTACCGCATGGGGATGGTGATTCTCGGCGACATCTCCCGCCACACGGAGGCCAGTTCGGCGTTGCAGGACTTCGTCCGGGAATGCAACCGGGGGCGGCAGACGTGGTTCCTCGCCGATGTCGAGGAGCTGGGGGAGCGGCTGAAGAACTAG
- a CDS encoding oxidoreductase — translation MTSSSIDPAPDSGPTPTAGASGPGVFELGGTVTIPRLGFGAMQLPGRWSGPAGDTANAIAVARRAVELGARYIDTAAFYFSDTHRANDLLREALFPYPPDVIIATKVGPLRDETGEMYAEARPDQLRGEVERNLEDLGVDTLDLVHLRVGRLGSGVAESLGERFAVLAALREEGLIRQLGVSNVTSGQLAEARSIAPVAAVQNRFGVLDQADAALVDECADAGIAYMPFFALGGGHTELDGENLRKVSERHGATAFQVAIAWGLARSPSIVQIPGTASLAHLEENMAAGRLTLDEDDMALLGRRGQALSGA, via the coding sequence ATGACCTCCTCATCTATCGACCCGGCCCCGGACTCCGGTCCCACACCCACCGCCGGCGCCTCGGGCCCCGGCGTCTTCGAACTGGGCGGCACCGTCACCATCCCGCGGCTCGGCTTCGGGGCGATGCAGCTGCCGGGGCGGTGGAGCGGCCCGGCCGGTGACACGGCGAACGCCATTGCCGTGGCGCGGCGCGCCGTCGAGCTCGGGGCCCGGTACATCGACACCGCCGCCTTCTACTTCTCCGACACCCACCGGGCCAACGACCTGCTGCGCGAGGCGCTGTTCCCGTATCCCCCGGACGTCATCATCGCCACCAAGGTCGGCCCGCTGCGGGACGAGACCGGTGAGATGTACGCAGAGGCCCGCCCCGATCAGCTGCGCGGGGAGGTGGAGCGGAATCTGGAGGACCTGGGGGTCGACACCCTCGACCTGGTGCATCTGCGGGTGGGGCGGCTGGGCTCGGGCGTCGCCGAGTCGCTCGGCGAACGGTTCGCCGTGCTGGCCGCACTGCGCGAGGAAGGGCTGATCCGGCAGCTCGGCGTCAGCAATGTGACGAGCGGGCAGCTCGCGGAGGCCCGGTCGATCGCGCCGGTCGCCGCCGTCCAGAACCGGTTCGGCGTGCTCGACCAGGCCGACGCCGCGCTCGTCGACGAGTGCGCGGACGCCGGTATCGCGTACATGCCGTTCTTCGCGCTCGGCGGCGGTCACACCGAACTCGACGGCGAGAACCTCCGGAAGGTGAGCGAGCGGCACGGCGCGACGGCGTTCCAGGTGGCCATCGCGTGGGGCCTGGCCCGCTCCCCCTCGATCGTGCAGATCCCCGGCACCGCTTCGCTCGCCCACCTGGAGGAGAACATGGCCGCCGGACGCCTGACCCTCGACGAGGACGACATGGCGCTGCTCGGGCGCCGCGGCCAGGCCCTGTCGGGGGCTTGA
- a CDS encoding peptidoglycan-binding protein: MALTGVPALTSSASAATLKDGRWCNPARGHFPAGGYYGAPRGPYPHAGQDVTNSTGTAVYAAAAGTVIRRGTGVLSGRTGNGLVISHGSGRYTYYGHLSAFRVPLNAKVAAGQRIADMGATGNVTGPHLHFETHSGGLGSTVDPVSYLAARGVDLGGGWPAISPGAGGATVKAIQYLITRRGTALVADGNYGSVSVDAVKKFQSSRGLVADGQVGPKTWPGLVYSLQRGSSGAHVRGLQVVLNKHSAGLAVDGGFGSVTHSAVRAFQSVNRLAVDGQAGPKTWEALVG; the protein is encoded by the coding sequence GTGGCGTTGACGGGCGTACCGGCCCTGACCTCGTCGGCCTCGGCGGCGACGCTCAAGGACGGCCGGTGGTGCAATCCCGCCCGGGGCCACTTCCCCGCAGGCGGCTATTACGGGGCCCCGCGCGGCCCTTACCCGCACGCTGGCCAGGACGTCACCAACTCGACGGGCACGGCCGTCTACGCCGCGGCCGCCGGCACCGTGATACGCCGCGGTACCGGCGTCCTGTCGGGACGCACCGGGAACGGCCTGGTCATCTCGCACGGCAGCGGGCGGTACACCTACTACGGGCACCTCAGCGCGTTCCGGGTCCCGCTCAACGCCAAGGTCGCCGCAGGTCAGCGCATCGCCGACATGGGCGCCACGGGCAATGTGACCGGCCCCCACCTCCACTTCGAGACCCACAGCGGAGGGCTGGGTTCCACGGTCGACCCGGTCTCCTACCTCGCCGCCCGGGGCGTGGATCTGGGCGGCGGCTGGCCGGCCATCAGCCCCGGTGCCGGGGGCGCGACCGTGAAGGCCATCCAGTACCTGATCACCCGGCGCGGCACCGCGCTGGTCGCCGACGGCAACTACGGCTCGGTGTCGGTCGACGCGGTCAAGAAGTTCCAGTCCTCCCGAGGTCTGGTGGCAGACGGCCAGGTCGGCCCGAAGACCTGGCCGGGCCTGGTCTACTCGCTCCAGCGGGGCAGCTCCGGAGCGCATGTGCGCGGCCTTCAGGTGGTGCTGAACAAGCACAGCGCGGGACTTGCCGTCGACGGCGGCTTCGGCTCGGTGACCCACTCCGCCGTCCGCGCCTTCCAGAGCGTCAACCGCCTGGCCGTCGACGGCCAGGCGGGCCCGAAGACCTGGGAGGCCCTCGTCGGCTGA
- a CDS encoding MerR family transcriptional regulator: MGLLTIGTFAKASRLSPKALRLYDELGLLTPARVDPVSGYRLYALEQLDQARLVAWLRRLGMPLARIQQVCALESAAAAQEIRAFWAQVEADTAARRDLASFLIDHLSWKDPAMSPTTEPLGIRYAALSDSGLVRGSNQDTAYADSRLLAVADGYGSAGAPAGAAAIDVLRRLEIDRIPAGDLLNVLEDAIEQAKQAVNGVAGPGPSPEETGTTLTAMLWTGSQLALVHIGDSRVHLLRDGELFQITHDHTMVQSMVDEGRLTPEEAASHPQRSLLLRALGQGADGSPDMRLHDARQGDRYLLCSDGLSTVVPTDEIRRVLSGIRDPEQAVLELIALANGSGGPDNVSCVVADVVALQQ, from the coding sequence ATGGGGTTGCTGACCATCGGGACGTTCGCGAAGGCGTCCCGCCTGTCGCCGAAGGCGCTGCGTCTCTACGACGAGCTCGGACTGCTGACCCCCGCTCGCGTCGACCCGGTGAGCGGCTATCGCCTCTACGCACTGGAACAACTGGACCAGGCCCGACTGGTCGCCTGGCTCCGGCGCCTGGGGATGCCCCTGGCCCGCATCCAGCAAGTCTGCGCACTGGAGTCAGCCGCGGCGGCACAGGAGATCCGCGCGTTCTGGGCCCAGGTCGAGGCCGACACCGCCGCGCGGCGGGACCTCGCTTCCTTCCTCATCGACCATCTTTCCTGGAAGGACCCCGCCATGTCTCCGACCACCGAGCCCCTGGGAATCCGTTACGCCGCCCTTTCCGACTCGGGCCTTGTCCGCGGGAGCAATCAGGACACCGCCTACGCCGATTCCCGCCTGCTCGCCGTCGCCGACGGCTACGGCAGCGCGGGAGCCCCGGCCGGCGCGGCCGCCATCGACGTGCTCAGGCGCCTCGAAATCGACCGTATCCCCGCAGGCGATCTCCTCAACGTCCTCGAAGACGCCATCGAGCAGGCCAAGCAGGCCGTCAACGGCGTCGCCGGACCCGGCCCATCACCCGAAGAGACCGGCACCACACTCACCGCGATGCTCTGGACCGGATCGCAGCTGGCCCTCGTCCACATCGGCGACTCCCGAGTCCATCTCCTGCGCGACGGAGAGCTGTTCCAGATCACGCACGACCACACCATGGTGCAGTCGATGGTCGACGAAGGGCGCCTCACCCCGGAGGAAGCCGCCTCCCATCCCCAGCGGTCGCTGTTGCTACGAGCCCTGGGCCAAGGAGCCGATGGCAGCCCCGACATGCGCCTGCACGATGCCCGGCAGGGAGACCGGTACCTGCTCTGCTCCGACGGTCTGTCGACCGTCGTGCCGACCGATGAGATCCGTCGGGTGCTCTCCGGGATCAGGGATCCCGAGCAGGCCGTCCTCGAACTCATCGCCCTCGCCAACGGCTCCGGCGGCCCCGACAACGTCAGCTGCGTGGTCGCCGACGTCGTGGCGCTCCAGCAATAG
- a CDS encoding helix-turn-helix domain-containing protein, translated as MASLNVGNLGEYLREQRRNAQLSLRQLADAAGVSNPYLSQIERGLRKPSAEVLQQVAKALRISAETLYVRAGILDEREREELETRAVILADPSINERQKSVLLQIYDSFRRENGFEPGPESGVAAGSETGDESGADAGADGGPGACRASTPSKSSKSSEPSKPSKPSTPEKPSH; from the coding sequence ATGGCCTCACTCAACGTCGGCAATCTCGGCGAGTACCTGCGCGAGCAGCGGCGCAACGCGCAGCTGTCGCTGCGGCAGCTCGCCGATGCCGCCGGGGTGTCCAATCCCTACCTCAGCCAGATCGAGCGCGGGCTGCGCAAGCCCAGCGCCGAGGTGCTGCAGCAGGTCGCCAAGGCGCTGCGGATCTCCGCCGAGACCCTTTACGTACGGGCCGGGATTCTGGACGAGCGGGAGCGGGAGGAGCTGGAGACGCGGGCGGTGATTCTGGCCGATCCGTCCATAAACGAGCGGCAGAAGAGTGTTCTGCTGCAGATCTACGACTCCTTCCGCAGGGAGAACGGGTTCGAGCCCGGACCGGAATCCGGCGTCGCGGCCGGATCGGAGACCGGCGACGAGTCCGGGGCGGATGCCGGTGCGGACGGCGGCCCCGGTGCCTGCAGGGCTTCGACGCCTTCGAAGTCGTCGAAGTCCTCCGAGCCCTCAAAGCCCTCAAAGCCTTCAACGCCAGAGAAACCCTCACACTGA
- a CDS encoding DUF2516 family protein produces the protein MLLTGFSTFVWLLYMVMLVLAVAALIMAAMAREDAYRAADKQKKSFWLIILGVTVAVNLFVPMLFLQLAGAVASIVFLVDVRPALRAVSGGGRRGGSSSDGPYGPYNGGR, from the coding sequence ATGTTGCTCACAGGATTCAGCACATTTGTCTGGCTGCTCTACATGGTCATGCTCGTGCTGGCCGTGGCCGCACTGATCATGGCGGCGATGGCCCGTGAGGACGCCTACCGGGCCGCGGACAAGCAGAAGAAGTCCTTCTGGCTGATCATCCTCGGCGTCACCGTCGCCGTGAACCTCTTCGTGCCGATGCTGTTCCTGCAGCTTGCGGGCGCGGTCGCCTCCATCGTCTTCCTGGTGGACGTGCGGCCCGCTCTGCGTGCGGTCTCGGGCGGCGGCCGACGCGGCGGCTCCAGCAGCGACGGGCCGTACGGGCCCTACAACGGCGGGCGCTGA